One genomic segment of Desulforamulus reducens MI-1 includes these proteins:
- a CDS encoding DnaJ family domain-containing protein: MDLFTMLAENKIREAMEKGELNNLPGSGQPLELDDMSHIPEDLRAGYRLLKNAGVIPEEMELKKEIISLQKLIDYCYDEKDRTHLIKKLNEKILRFNILMEKRKVVSPALSFYKEKIYARFQGY; this comes from the coding sequence ATGGATCTTTTTACAATGTTGGCCGAAAATAAAATACGTGAAGCAATGGAAAAAGGAGAATTAAATAACCTTCCTGGTAGTGGTCAACCATTGGAGCTGGATGATATGTCTCACATACCCGAAGACCTTCGGGCTGGTTACCGATTGCTTAAAAATGCCGGTGTAATTCCAGAAGAAATGGAACTAAAAAAAGAAATTATATCATTACAAAAACTTATCGATTATTGCTATGATGAAAAGGATAGGACCCATTTAATCAAAAAACTAAATGAAAAAATACTTCGGTTCAATATACTAATGGAAAAAAGGAAAGTTGTATCGCCTGCTCTGAGTTTCTATAAAGAGAAAATCTATGCAAGGTTCCAAGGTTACTAA
- a CDS encoding YifB family Mg chelatase-like AAA ATPase, giving the protein MLAIIDSVALLGLDGQRVRVEVDVSNGLPCLDIVGLPDAAVREAKDRVRSAIKNSGMDYPIQRITVNLAPADLRKEGPVFDLPIAVGILAATEQINSEFTLGILFLGELSLDGSLRGVHGVLPLVMAARDLGLKRVVVPLANAAEAALVQDVEVFGIKNLAELAVALKGETELKPYLVEELPTGVLHEEGLDFADVRGQAVAKRAMEVSAAGGHNILMLGSPGCGKTMLARRLPSILPDLTFEESLEVTKVYSLAGRLSSENPLIKKRPFRAPHHTSSTASLVGGGRVPKPGEISLAHYGILFMDELPEFHKDSLEALRQPLEDGCISVSRVAASFTFPAKIMLVGAANPCPCGYQLDKEKECTCTPHQIQKYINRISGPLLDRIDIHLEVPKVSYEELNNAPPGEESYSIKLRVENARAIQRDRFKNTSITCNASMGAREVRRFCKPDLPGAMLLQEAFKKLGLSARSHDRILKVARTIADLAGSEIIGTKHLAEAIQYRSLDRLLRG; this is encoded by the coding sequence GTGCTGGCTATAATTGATAGTGTGGCTTTACTTGGTTTAGATGGCCAACGAGTTCGAGTAGAGGTAGATGTTTCCAATGGTCTGCCTTGTCTAGATATCGTCGGATTACCTGATGCTGCCGTTCGGGAGGCAAAGGACCGAGTTCGATCTGCCATAAAAAACTCCGGCATGGATTATCCCATTCAAAGAATAACCGTAAACTTAGCACCAGCTGACCTTCGTAAGGAAGGCCCAGTATTTGATCTGCCCATTGCTGTAGGAATTTTAGCAGCTACTGAACAAATTAATTCCGAGTTTACGCTGGGGATACTCTTTTTAGGTGAGTTATCCCTAGATGGTTCTTTACGTGGTGTGCACGGGGTATTGCCCTTGGTTATGGCAGCCAGAGACTTAGGGTTAAAAAGGGTGGTTGTTCCCTTGGCAAATGCAGCAGAAGCAGCTTTAGTACAGGATGTAGAAGTATTTGGAATAAAAAATCTGGCAGAATTAGCTGTGGCGCTAAAGGGAGAAACAGAATTAAAACCTTACTTAGTTGAAGAGTTACCCACGGGTGTTTTACATGAAGAAGGATTGGATTTTGCTGATGTACGAGGACAGGCGGTAGCCAAGCGGGCAATGGAGGTGTCCGCTGCAGGGGGCCACAATATTCTTATGCTTGGTAGTCCGGGCTGTGGCAAGACAATGTTGGCCAGAAGACTGCCCTCTATTCTACCGGATCTTACCTTTGAGGAATCTTTGGAGGTCACAAAGGTTTATAGTCTGGCTGGACGCCTATCTTCCGAAAACCCCCTAATAAAAAAACGACCTTTTCGGGCTCCTCATCACACCAGCTCAACTGCCAGCTTGGTTGGCGGTGGGCGAGTCCCCAAACCCGGAGAGATTAGTCTTGCTCATTATGGCATACTTTTTATGGATGAACTTCCAGAATTCCACAAGGATAGCTTAGAGGCACTTAGACAACCTTTGGAAGATGGATGTATCAGTGTTTCAAGAGTAGCTGCTAGCTTTACGTTCCCTGCTAAAATTATGCTGGTGGGAGCGGCTAACCCTTGTCCCTGTGGATATCAGTTAGATAAAGAGAAAGAATGCACTTGTACACCACACCAGATTCAAAAATATATCAATAGAATATCTGGGCCTCTATTAGATCGGATTGATATTCACCTGGAAGTACCCAAAGTTTCTTATGAAGAATTAAACAATGCTCCCCCAGGAGAAGAATCTTACTCTATAAAATTAAGGGTAGAAAATGCCCGAGCCATTCAAAGGGATCGTTTTAAAAATACATCAATAACTTGTAATGCATCTATGGGGGCAAGGGAAGTGCGACGCTTTTGTAAGCCAGATTTGCCTGGGGCAATGCTGTTACAAGAAGCTTTTAAAAAACTGGGATTAAGTGCCCGGTCCCATGATCGTATTTTAAAAGTAGCCAGAACCATTGCTGATTTAGCCGGGAGTGAGATTATAGGAACCAAGCATCTGGCAGAGGCTATACAGTACCGAAGCTTGGATCGTTTATTGAGGGGTTAA